A stretch of the Neofelis nebulosa isolate mNeoNeb1 chromosome 1, mNeoNeb1.pri, whole genome shotgun sequence genome encodes the following:
- the SPDL1 gene encoding protein Spindly isoform X2 produces MEADIIADLRCKLKEVEEERLKAAQYGLQLVESQNELQNQLDKCRNEMMTMTENYEQEKYTLQREVELKSRMLESLSSECEAVKQQQKTHLEQLKEQLSRSHGQEVNELKTKLEKLKAELDEARLSEKQLKHKVDHQKELLSCKSEEMRIMSERVHESMSSEMLALQIELTEMESMKTTLKEEVNELQYRQEQLELLSTNLMRQVDRLKEEKEEREKEAVSYYNALEKARVANQDLQVQLDQALQQALDPSSKGNSLFAEVEDRRAAMERQFISMKVKYQSLKKQNAFNREQMQRMKLQIATLLQMKGSQTEFEQQERLLAMLEQKNGEIKHLLGEIRNLEKFKSLYESTESRQSVNSDTPEDNTYYTDLLQIKLDNLNKENESTKGELSIQRMKALFESQRALDIERKLFANERCLQLSQSENMKLRAKLDELKLKYEPEEKIEVPVAKKRREVLPVDITTPHSVCAKSAVEEEVCRLPPQKEEAQCCPSNSENNNLQIEKTVSVNTPEVILSPHKSLPMDTQPRKEKKCVKLIGVSADSEVLSERSGNTPNSPRLAAESRLQTEVKERKETASKLEKETCKKSHPIVYVSSKSTPETQCPQQ; encoded by the exons AAttatgaacaggaaaaatatactCTTCAGAGAGAAGTTGAGCTTAAGAGTCGAATGTTAGAAAGTTTGAGCTCTGAATGTGAAGCTGttaaacaacaacagaaaacacatCTGGAGCAATTAAAAGAACAACTAAGCAGAAGCCACGGACAGGAAGTGAATGAACTAAAAACTAAG ttaGAAAAACTAAAGGCAGAATTAGACGAAGCTAGGCTTAGTGAAAAGCAGCTGAAGCACAAAGTAGATCATCAGAAGGAACTCCTTTCATGTAAATCAGAGGAAATGAGAATAATGTCTGAGCGTGTACACGAAAGTATGTCTTCAGAGATGCTGGCTCTTCAAATTGAGCTGACTGAAATGGAAAGTATGAAG ACTACCCTCAAAGAAGAAGTGAATGAATTACAGTATAGACAAGAACAACTAGAACTTCTTAGTACTAATTTAATGCGCCAGGTAGACcgtcttaaagaagaaaaagaggagcgAGAGAAAGAAGCAGTTTCTTACTATAATGCCTTAGAG aaagCTCGTGTAGCAAATCAAGATCTTCAGGTGCAATTAGACCAGGCCCTCCAGCAAGCCTTGGACCCCAGTAGTAAAGGCAACTCTTTGTTTGCAGAG GTGGAAGATCGAAGGGCAGCAATGGAACGTCAGTTCATCAGTATGAAAGTCAAGTATCAGTCACTAAAGaagcaaaatgcatttaataGAGAACAGATGCAGAGAATGAAG ttacaAATTGCGACATTGCTACAAATGAAAGGATCTCAAACTGAGTTTGAGCAACAGGAGCGGCTGCTTGCCATGTTGGAGCAGAAGAACGGTGAAATTAAACACCTCTTAGGTGAAATCAGAAACCTGGAGAAATTTAAG AGTTTATATGAAAGTACGGAATCTAGGCAGTCCGTCAACTCTGACACTCCAGAAGATAACACTTACTATACAGATTTACTTCAGATAAAGCTTGACAACTTAAA caaagaaaatgaaagcactaaagGTGAATTGTCCATACAGCGAATGAAAGCATTATTTGAGAGCCAACGGGCTTTGGATattgaaagaaaactttttgCAAATGAAAGATGCCTCCAGCTCTCCCAAAGTGAAAATATGAAACTGAGAGCTAAATTAGATGAGTTAAAACTGAAGTATGAACCTGAAG AGAAAATTGAAGTGCCTGTGGCCAAAAAGAGGCGTGAGGTCCTGCCTGTGGATATAACCACCCCTCACAGTGTGTGTGCCAAAAGTGCAGTAGAGGAAGAAGTTTGTAGATTACCACCTCAGAAAGAGGAGGCACAGTGCTGTCCCAGCAATTCAGAAAATAACAACTTGCAGATAGAAAAGACAGTTTCTGTAAATACACCAGAAGTCATTCTGTCTCCTCATAAGAGTCTGCCCATGGATACTCagccaaggaaggaaaagaagtgtGTAAAACTTATAGGAGTTTCAGCAGACTCTGAAGTCTTAAGTGAAAGAAGTGGAAACACCCCGAATTCTCCCAG GTTAGCTGCTGAATCAAGGCTTCAAACAGAagttaaagaaaggaaagaaactgcaAGCAAATTGGAAAAGGAAACTTGTAAGAAATCACATCCTATTGTATACGTGTCCTCCAAATCAACTCCAGAGACCCAGTGCCCTCAGCAGTAA
- the SPDL1 gene encoding protein Spindly isoform X1, with the protein MEADIIADLRCKLKEVEEERLKAAQYGLQLVESQNELQNQLDKCRNEMMTMTENYEQEKYTLQREVELKSRMLESLSSECEAVKQQQKTHLEQLKEQLSRSHGQEVNELKTKLEKLKAELDEARLSEKQLKHKVDHQKELLSCKSEEMRIMSERVHESMSSEMLALQIELTEMESMKTTLKEEVNELQYRQEQLELLSTNLMRQVDRLKEEKEEREKEAVSYYNALEKARVANQDLQVQLDQALQQALDPSSKGNSLFAEVEDRRAAMERQFISMKVKYQSLKKQNAFNREQMQRMKLQIATLLQMKGSQTEFEQQERLLAMLEQKNGEIKHLLGEIRNLEKFKSLYESTESRQSVNSDTPEDNTYYTDLLQIKLDNLNKENESTKGELSIQRMKALFESQRALDIERKLFANERCLQLSQSENMKLRAKLDELKLKYEPEEKIEVPVAKKRREVLPVDITTPHSVCAKSAVEEEVCRLPPQKEEAQCCPSNSENNNLQIEKTVSVNTPEVILSPHKSLPMDTQPRKEKKCVKLIGVSADSEVLSERSGNTPNSPRSVAYFPQGNQQTSPSLLYRCMNCAICFFIYFLSIACSIIPQFHLPTFNFFKTLRKTKMITKGKDS; encoded by the exons AAttatgaacaggaaaaatatactCTTCAGAGAGAAGTTGAGCTTAAGAGTCGAATGTTAGAAAGTTTGAGCTCTGAATGTGAAGCTGttaaacaacaacagaaaacacatCTGGAGCAATTAAAAGAACAACTAAGCAGAAGCCACGGACAGGAAGTGAATGAACTAAAAACTAAG ttaGAAAAACTAAAGGCAGAATTAGACGAAGCTAGGCTTAGTGAAAAGCAGCTGAAGCACAAAGTAGATCATCAGAAGGAACTCCTTTCATGTAAATCAGAGGAAATGAGAATAATGTCTGAGCGTGTACACGAAAGTATGTCTTCAGAGATGCTGGCTCTTCAAATTGAGCTGACTGAAATGGAAAGTATGAAG ACTACCCTCAAAGAAGAAGTGAATGAATTACAGTATAGACAAGAACAACTAGAACTTCTTAGTACTAATTTAATGCGCCAGGTAGACcgtcttaaagaagaaaaagaggagcgAGAGAAAGAAGCAGTTTCTTACTATAATGCCTTAGAG aaagCTCGTGTAGCAAATCAAGATCTTCAGGTGCAATTAGACCAGGCCCTCCAGCAAGCCTTGGACCCCAGTAGTAAAGGCAACTCTTTGTTTGCAGAG GTGGAAGATCGAAGGGCAGCAATGGAACGTCAGTTCATCAGTATGAAAGTCAAGTATCAGTCACTAAAGaagcaaaatgcatttaataGAGAACAGATGCAGAGAATGAAG ttacaAATTGCGACATTGCTACAAATGAAAGGATCTCAAACTGAGTTTGAGCAACAGGAGCGGCTGCTTGCCATGTTGGAGCAGAAGAACGGTGAAATTAAACACCTCTTAGGTGAAATCAGAAACCTGGAGAAATTTAAG AGTTTATATGAAAGTACGGAATCTAGGCAGTCCGTCAACTCTGACACTCCAGAAGATAACACTTACTATACAGATTTACTTCAGATAAAGCTTGACAACTTAAA caaagaaaatgaaagcactaaagGTGAATTGTCCATACAGCGAATGAAAGCATTATTTGAGAGCCAACGGGCTTTGGATattgaaagaaaactttttgCAAATGAAAGATGCCTCCAGCTCTCCCAAAGTGAAAATATGAAACTGAGAGCTAAATTAGATGAGTTAAAACTGAAGTATGAACCTGAAG AGAAAATTGAAGTGCCTGTGGCCAAAAAGAGGCGTGAGGTCCTGCCTGTGGATATAACCACCCCTCACAGTGTGTGTGCCAAAAGTGCAGTAGAGGAAGAAGTTTGTAGATTACCACCTCAGAAAGAGGAGGCACAGTGCTGTCCCAGCAATTCAGAAAATAACAACTTGCAGATAGAAAAGACAGTTTCTGTAAATACACCAGAAGTCATTCTGTCTCCTCATAAGAGTCTGCCCATGGATACTCagccaaggaaggaaaagaagtgtGTAAAACTTATAGGAGTTTCAGCAGACTCTGAAGTCTTAAGTGAAAGAAGTGGAAACACCCCGAATTCTCCCAGGTCAGTGGCCTATTTTCCTCAGGGCAACCAGCAGACCTCTCCATCTCTTCTCTATCGCTGCATGAATTGTGCtatctgtttctttatctattttcttaGTATTGCATGTAGTATAATTCCCCAGTTTCATCTGCCTACcttcaacttttttaaaactttaagaaaaactaaaatgattACAAAGGGAAAAGACTCCTGA